The genomic region cttttatttatttattttttatttttttgacagGTATTGCCTGTGGATACACAACACCACTCCAAGGAATATCAAGATACACAAAAACAGCTCACGCGTCGGGCTGCCAAAACGTGCAATGCAAAAACGCTCACCTTTTCGGTGATGCGATCCGGGCAGCCCGTAACGCGGATGCTACGGTTCTGGTAATGGGCCTAGACCAGTCAATAGAGGCAGAGTTTAAAGATAGGGATGGGTTGCTTTTACCCGGGTATCAACAAGAACTTGTGTCTAAAGTTGCTGCAGCCTCAAAGGGACCGACTATTTTAGTGTTGATGTCGGGTGGGCCCATTGATGTGTCTTTTGCTGAGCATGATCCGCGGGTTGGTGCTATTGTTTGGGCTGGTTACCCGGGCCAAGCTGGCGGTGCCGCCATTGCCGATGTGTTGTTTGGATCACATAATCCAGGTATGCCACAGGAGAATCCGAAATTTTCAACGAGGATTTGGTAATcgtaaattgaaaaaaaaaaaaattggagtaaattgtcattttcgtccatgaggtttggccagttttgcgactttcgtccaaatgtttgtttttttcgcatctggatccaaaaggtttgaaatcttatCATTTTCATCCGACCCATTAACtacatccatttttctccattagGTCCAAGGTTTGAAAAATGGATGAGTTAACAAGCTGGATGAAATTGGCAAGATtataaaccttttggatccagatgcagaaaaacaaacttttagacgaaagtcgcaaaacttgccaaacctcatggacgaaaatggcattttactcttttttatgaaaacaaactttaattttttttacaatagaCCATAATGTGAAGTAATATCAATAATAAAATTCTTTTTTCAGGAGGAAAGCTACCAATGACATGGTATCATCAAGATTACCTCACCAAGGTACCAATGACAACAATGGACATGAGATCAAATCAAGCAACGGGTTACCCGGGCCGAACATACCGCTTCTACAAAGGCCCGGTCGTGTACCCATTCGGGCACGGGCTGGGCTACTCAAACATCATCCACACACTCGCGAGTGCACCCGCAACGTTCACTGTCCCAGTGGATGGCCGTCACAAAAACACAAGCGCAACCACTGACACAGTAAGGGTGACCCACGCCAAATGTGGCGGGCTTTCGATTGGTCTACAAATGGATGTGAAGAACACGGGGTCTAAAGACGGGTCCCACACAATGCTCGTGTACTCTACCCCTCCAGTTGGCCACTGGGGCCCACACAAACAGTTGGTGGCGTTCGCGAAGGTGCACGTGCCAGCCGGGCGACAGCTAAGGGTGCCGATAAATGTACACGTGTGCAAATTCTTGAGTGTCGTTGATCGATCCGGGGTTAGAAGAATTCCTATGGGTCAACATAGTCTACACATTGGTGATGTCAAACATATGCTCTCTATTCAGTCAACACAATTAGGGGTGATTAAATCCTAATCCTAAAGGTTTGACAAAATATAAAGCTAGATCTTCTCTACTATTTAGAATATGAATTTATAGCTTAGCAATAAGAATTGTTGCTGAGCTCATTCAATTATGAAATGATTAATGATGTATCAAACTGAATATATGATTCTATCATTTGGATCAATgtttttagaacttgaattcaTATAAAGTAGCAGTAAGAATTGTTGCGGAGAATGCTCGTTCCATTAATAAATCGAATATCGAtttgttcggttcggtttattcggattttgattttttttttttaactaattaGATAACGTGACaataaggctggagggtgtgggatAGAGTCCCTAGGGGATTTATCAGGACACGTCAGCGCCACCTAGGATCCACGTCAGCCAGGGGGCTTTATAACGCCCTCCTCCTTTAACTTGCtgggtgtgggataaagccccatattaaacaaaattaaaaaaaaaaaagattggaTTGGATTAAATCAGGTGGGCCCCACTCGATCATGCCAATGGCGCTCGTTACCATGGTGAAGCCGGGCCTATTGCGCCCTGTCGTAATCCGCtcggggtgggggtgggggggctATCGTGGCTGAGTTGGCAGGGGTGGCGCCCCCACACCCTCCGGCCTAAGGCGATCAGATCAGATAACTATTACCTCAATCAGTAACAGAGAAATATTCAAACGAAACTGAACGAGAGCTAACCGGATACATACAGtatctttttttattttgtcaaaatagCCGAACATTATAGTTATAAATTTATAATCAGCAGTTATTCAATTAATTATCTTCAATTTTACATACAAACGAAACTGAAACTGAAACTGAAGTGAGTGCAGGGTTTGGCctcattcattcatacatacatttCTCAAAAGGGGAATTCAGGCCTAAGCTTCAAAATTTTCTGCTATAAACAATCTTACTTAATCAATTCAAGAAGCTAAAACCCACCCAAATTGGACCCATTAGTTTAATCAACACGCAAAGGAGAAGGACGCTCAAAATTGGGTGTGAAATAGGAAGGTGATGTTACCTGGAAGATGAACGCTGAGGTTACAGAAACAATGATCCAACAGTTTTGCAATTGTGGGATAGATGATGTGGGAGATATACCCGCCATATGTTTTACGAAGGTAAAATAGAAATTAAATTAGGAACGTGGTCTTTAATTCTTCTCTTCTCTCCCAATCATCCCGATTTAGAAGGAAGGAAACAATTTAACACTAAAAAAACCTCCTCTGTCTCTCCCTTTCTTCCCATAATATAATATAATCTCTGGAACAAACATCATTACCCCCTTTTCTTTCCTTACAATTCTTTTCTCTAAGTGGATCTCTGGAACAAATTGCACCGACCCCTTTTCTTTTTGGCTTTCGTTTCTTCCTTTCGTCCAAATTGCATGTATTATTCAATAACAGGAAGAGATTTGAAAACCCAAATCCATAATTGCATGTATTATTCAATAATAACAGGAAGGAAGAGATTTGAAAAATCCAAATCCATATCCATATTTGAGAAATGGGTGTGAATAATGGAAGAGGAGTTGTTTTGGTAATAATTGGGTTTGTTGTTTtcgcatcatcatcatcatcatcatctggcAATGTGGTGTTGGAGGTTCACCATAAATTTGCGGGGAGAGAAACGACTTTAAAAGAAGTTATATCTCACGATGCCAACCGCCACCGGAGAATTCTCTCCGCCGCCGACCTCCCTCTCGGTGGCGACAGCCGCCCCACCGCCGCAGCGTTAGTCTATGCACTTTTCTTATTGTTCATTTGGTTTCTTAAGTGAAATTTTGTTGATAGATGTGTTTTGTTGCTGCCCACATATAGTTTTCATACTGAAAccagaatcatcatcatcatactcggtaaatcccACCAACAGCAAAGCAAatgtagggtctgaggagggttagatgtagacagccttacctctaccccgtaggaatagaaaGGCCGCTTCCGGTGAgacccggctcgatagtagttttgcatcaagccttaggcataagacacataacactcagcaatcgggacaaagaccgattagtgcatgtacccctttTGTCTTTCAGTTATCAATGCCaacacatgatgcatgattaaccgtcctcagcttttaacgttattttcacgaaattagtaaaataatgttaaaattagtgcactttcactgaAACCAGAATCATCCATCACCTTAATTATTAGTTAAATCTTACTTTACGTGTTGTTTTAGGGAAAACCAAACGGATATTGATAAACATGCATGCTGCCTGCTGATATGTTTGTTAAATATATGAGAGATATACCTTCTCGTTTTATTTCACTTCCCCTTGAGCGACCTAAACCCCCTGGAGTGCCTCACGCAAGATCGTGCTTGTGTGGGATCAACCTCCCGGGAAGTTTCCATTTAGGTAAACGGACAATATTGGTTGTTATGAGGATCTGGATGTTAAAGTTTCTTTAGTTTTTACTTTTTATATTGCTTCTTCTTGTACTGATGTGATTATAATACTAGATTTATGTGCAAATGTTGTTTATATATATGTGCAGTCTCTATTTCACTAGACTTCAAATCGGGTCTCCACCAAAGGATTACCATGTACAGGTCGATACAGGGAGCGATCTTCTATGGGTTAACTGTATCGAATGTGAAAACTGCCCTAAGGAAAGTGACCTTGGAGTATGTATCAAACTTCActactttctatatatttttttttattatcagATTCTGCTTTGATTCTTTAAACTCTTTGATAGATACCCTTGAGATTGTATGATCCAAAGGACTCTTCAACTGCCAAAAAGGTTGGTTGTGATGATGACTTTTGCAAATCTACATTTACTGGCCCAAGTGACGAGTGTAAGGCGGGAATGTTGTGTGCGTATGGTGTTAAATATGGTGACGGGAGTTCAACCACTGGTTATTTTGTCAATGACAATGTACAAATTGCCCAAGTTTCTGGAAACCGTCAAACTACACCTATGAGTGGGAATGTCATTTTGGGGTGAGTTTCTTTATGCTGTCTCTTACAATTTTGTCCAAAGGGGTGGGTTGGgtcgggtcaaaatgggttgggGTTGAAACGGGCTGTTTTAAAAAAGTATCAgtttggttcgggtcaaaacaggttCTAACTTACTCGTAGGGCTGCAAACATACCGAACGTTCAACGTACAGTTCGTGAACTGTCTGACGAGAAGTTCGtatgtgttcgttcgtttagttaaatgaatgaacatgaacagaggtagcattcgttcatttatgttcgtgaacgttcggtaacgtgttcgtttatgttcgtttgtgtttgataATTCATTAGCGGTTTTAGTATTAAATTTTATTTAGATACTTCAAAATTCCCgtcaaataaaatatttaatgagtatcagtgtattatatattctaaTCATGGACGCTTGTTTGTGtccgtttgtttccatttgtgttcatgaatgtTCGCTTGCTTTCGTTGCctaaattaacaaacgaacacgaacataaaactCATACAATATATATTTCCttcacaaacaaacacgaacaaggtgttgttcatgttcgttcggttcgtttgcagccctacttaCATGCATTTACATCTCTAAGTTGAAGAATATAGCCTAATTAGTACtagaattgttttttttttttttttttgaaaaaaaatggaaTCAAGTCTTTGAGTTCACATGTAATGTTGATAACTTTATGATCCAAGATAGATGTGGGGCTAAGCAATCCGGGCAGCTAGGTTCGTCAGACCAAGCACTCGATGGGATTCTTGGGTTCGGGCAGTCAAATACATCGATGATTTCGCAGCTTTCTTCGGCTAAAAAGGTGCGAAAAATGTTTTCACATTGTTTGGATGGTAGAGGAGGAGGTGGCATTTTTGCTATTGGAGAAGTAGTGCAGCCAAAGATAAAAACAACTCCACTTATAGATGATCAGTAAGTTGTGTTTCTTTACATTTGcattatgttatatttttattgCGAGTGAGATAGATGTGACCGGTTTCATGTGATTTACactaaaaatgaaataaaaatttgaaaaagaaaaacaaaataaaatcagTGGTATATGAAGTTGCGGTTTATATACATGTTGCAGGACACATTATAATATCGAACTGAAGTCTATTGATGTGAATGGTGAGGATATAAAACTTCCAACAAGTATACTTGACTTTATAAAGAAGCAAGCAGTTGTAGTTGATAGCGGTACGACTTTGGCTTATTTTCCTGATGAGGTTTACAACCAACTAATGGAAAAGGTATGCTAAAATATTTAAGCTCCATATgtaagttatttatttattttgttaatatttttggaatttttaaatgTAATTTTTGATGTTATTCTTTTGAACCTAGATCATGGCTGCACAACCTGGAAAGAAGCCGCATGTAGTTGAGAAGATGTTTAAATGCTACCAGTACTCGGGGAAGTAAGGCTTCTTTTAACTAGTGTAAACAAACCAAGCCAAGCCCAAGCTCGAGCTTGGCGGTTTTAACTTAAGAGACCTAAAGCTGTAGTCTGACTCGTTTCGAGCTCTATTTCTaaagctcaagctcggcttgTGAATAGTTTTTTAAGCTCGAGCTGGATTTTTCAGCTCGATTAAATAAAGGAGCCGAGCCGAGTTGGCTCGTTTAAGTTCGAGCTCGAGCTCAACCTGACTCGGCTCGACTACGACCCTATTTGCATTTGACCATTATTTTTTTATGGGTATCAGTGTTTTCGTTTTTTTTTGTAGCACATTCCCAATTTTTTGATTTCATACGTATGTATTTCACATTTCACATTTGACTTTTGAGTGTCAAAGAGCTGTTTACTTTGACTTTAAATATGACCAAAATGACTTACTTTGTCTTCTGTTTCCTGTTTGCAGCATCGATGATGGTTTTCCGGTTGTCAATTTACACTTTGCAAATTCACTTTCATTGAAAGTTTTACCCCATCAATATTTCTTCCAAGTTGAGGTATATATTTTGTGatattaaacataaaaataatCTGATCTATTGCTTGAATTTTAATAAAGATTTTGCATGATCTTCCCCCTTCAGGATGATGAATGGTGCATCGGTTTTCAGAACAGTAACCTTAAAGAAAAAACCGGAAAGGAACTAACTTTGTTAGGAGGTAGTGTTTATTTTCTTCTGTTAACAACTAAAACGGGTCAATTTGGGTCGAGGAAAAACGGGCTGGGTCGAGTTGAACCGTCAACCATTTACTTAATCTCATAAATAACTTAATTTGATGACTGTTATTATTATAGCAGCCAATGTTTTGAATAAATAATTTAAGAATATTGTAAAAACTTGATCATGTCATGGGGATATCTCTTTTTACCCGAGCTTTTCAGTTTTACCCGAGTGAACCCGCCTCACATGAATCTATGAATTTGGCTCCTGTATAGTAGTTTTCATTTTTGGTTCAGTTGAAccaattttatttaattttatccCAATGGAATCTGAATTACCAAGTGCCTTTTGACTTTTGGAAGTCAAACTTACAtttcttcaaaataaaatttgagCATATATTTTATTGCTTTTTTTAATTTAAACAATGCTTTCGATTCATATACTTTGTGTAgatcaaaactcaaaaatagtaCTTCCTTCTACAATCAATGCAATTCTTGTCTACCTTTGACTCCTGAAAGTCAAATCTGAACTATATGGGTTTAATCTGAAATTTTCCATTTTCTTTTCTATATGCAGATATTATTCTATCAGATAAGTTGGTTACATACGATATGGAGAAAAAAGTAATCGGATGGACTGATTATGACTGTAAGTACAATGTTTCGGCTGACCAGTTTAACCCGCTTAATTAAACGGTTCATGTCCCGGGTTGACACATTTAATCCATTTAATTAGATAGGTTGATAAGGCCAACCCATTTTATAAAACATGTTTACAACCCACCAACCCGTTTACAACTTGATTACAAACCATTTATAACCCATCAACCTGCTTGACTCGTTTAGATAAATGGGCTCACAGATTGTGTTCGGgttacatgtttttatttgtgTATGGGTTGGGCTGGTTTCTTCgacacaaataaatatataggTCGTATTTAGGTTCATCAGTTCTACCAGCCAACCCGACATAATTGACCCCCCTAGTATCTTGTAGCCGAAGAAAGCTGATTATTTGATCATCATTTTTAATGAAATCTGTTCCGACACTATGGTGTGTCAATTTGGAATCATCGGGCAGCAGTTAAACGAATTCTTAGATATCTTCATGGTACAAGTAGTCATGGCCTTTTGATATCCCGATCTTCGTCCTCCACCTTACATGCTTATACGGATGCCGCATTTAATTCCTTGAGTGCCTTCTCTGATGCTGCTGATGCTGATTGCGCAGCTTGCCCGGATGACCGTCGATCTTGGATCTAATTTAGTTTCCTGGTCTGCACGAAAGCAGAAAACTGTATCACGGTCCTCTACAGAGTCTAAACACAAGGCACTAGCAGATACGGTCGCAGAATTGACTTGCTCCGGACTTTGCTTTCGCGAACTTCGTGTTTTAATGAAATCTGTTCTGACACTATGGTGTGACAATTTGGGGGCTACATATCTATCTGCCAGTGTTTCACGCGGGTACAAAGCACGTAGAAGTTGACTTTCACTTTGTTAGAGAAAAGGTTGCTCAAAGGAAACTATCGGTTCCGTTTATTTCAACAAATGATCAGATAGCTGACGTCTTTACCAAGCCTCTATCAACTCAACGATTTCCCATATTGAAGTCCAAGAGTCGATGTCCGACCGTAGCTTGAGGGGGAATATTAGACGATATATTATCTATTATTATAATTAGAGATGTAATTATATTATCTATATATACATTATATTATAATTACCTAAAGAGTAAActattttttaataattaattttGATATTTGTGTGGTTTCAGGCTCGTCAAGCATTAAAGTGAAAGATGAAGAATCCGGAAATGTGTATGAGGTTGGTGCCCAAGATATTTCTTCTTCACATTATAGATGCAACTCGAGAATGGTTTTGTGGTTGCTCTTCTTCCTTGTAGCTGCTTGCTTGATCAACTAGACCACCAAATATGGGATTGTATTTGCTTAAAACCCATGAGAGACCAATTGGGTTTTTGGGTCATGTATATATTCTTCAAGATGTATATATTCACTAGCTTAtgacccgtgtattacacgggtttgtTTTAGACCACGAGATCAATCTTTCCATCGAATCAATCGTAAGTACATAATGATTTAAGTTTTATTGATTAATCGATAAATACATCATGGCACATGCTGGGAATTATCAATTTGCTCACAACATTACAACGCTAATCATTAATCGATAAAAATACAAATAATTACGGAGCATTTGCTCAAAAGTTATTAATATGCTCAGTACATTAAAATGCTATTATCTATAACATATGTCGACAAACAAAGTCACCTCATAACTTGAAAAAATATAATAATGATCTCTAAATTGGTTTACTTTAAAGTAGTATTGCTCATGTACACGTTTTATAgattttgtaaaaatatattaCCTATAAATCTATTAAAAACAGTTTGTTAAACATAATCTTAtctattaatttattaattataaataaagagttaactgtcattttcgttcTTGTGGTTtgttcatttttgtcatttaagGCCAATTTTAAAAAATGTACCAATTTCCTCCCTGACATACTGGAAACGtgtcacttcagtccaaaaattaAAACTCAGTTAAGTCAGACAGATTAGATAaagggtattattgtcaattcataaaataaggtgaaaataaaatatatataaattgacaataatacccttcATTTAACCTGTCTGACTTAACTGAGTTTTAATTTTTGGACTGAAGTAGCACGTTCTAGTATGTCAGGGAGGAAACTAGTGCATTTTTGAAAATTTGCCTGAAATGACAAAAGTaaacaaaccacaaggacgaaaatggcagttaactcctAAATAAAACATATAAATTTACTATTAAATAACAAATATTATCTATGACTTGTTTATTATAAACCCAATAATTTAAATATTACATAGCTACCGAAAAGTTTTAACAATCCCAATAAAACTTTCTTATACCTTTCTCCTTCTCCGGCTTGGACTCTTCATACTCTACTCCGGCATTGGCGAaaataactttgaagttttcgattaggggttttttttttttttttttttttgcaatttcttctgtATTGAGTCTCTTAAGTTGTTACATTTCGTTTTAGTTTCTTGATTTGGATGCATTCACTGTAACTCAAATGTGGTGATGATAAATACAGAGATTTATATGaagttgttttgtttgttttataataagatttatatgaacttgttttgtttgatttcgaTGCATTCTCTCTAAATCAGAACCTTAAATAATGTCGTTTCGTAGATATTTGGTTTTATATTTTTCGATTGATTTTAGATTTATTGTATGAACTGTGATGTAGTATTTGATATTTTGTTGTACATGATGTTGATATGGTGAAGGGGTGGATACTTGGTTATGTTTTCCGTTTGAACAGGTAGCACTTAAACAACGGTCTTTTGTATGAAACTTGATGCTTTAGTATTCGTGTTCCTTTTAATGGATAACATAATTTTGATATTATTGACTGTGAATATTACTTTTAAAGAAATATATCGATGCATATAAGCAACCATATatacttttaaagaaattccctCA from Helianthus annuus cultivar XRQ/B chromosome 10, HanXRQr2.0-SUNRISE, whole genome shotgun sequence harbors:
- the LOC110884332 gene encoding aspartic proteinase-like protein 2 isoform X2 — translated: MMWEIYPPYVLRSLYFTRLQIGSPPKDYHVQVDTGSDLLWVNCIECENCPKESDLGIPLRLYDPKDSSTAKKVGCDDDFCKSTFTGPSDECKAGMLCAYGVKYGDGSSTTGYFVNDNVQIAQVSGNRQTTPMSGNVILGCGAKQSGQLGSSDQALDGILGFGQSNTSMISQLSSAKKVRKMFSHCLDGRGGGGIFAIGEVVQPKIKTTPLIDDQTHYNIELKSIDVNGEDIKLPTSILDFIKKQAVVVDSGTTLAYFPDEVYNQLMEKIMAAQPGKKPHVVEKMFKCYQYSGNIDDGFPVVNLHFANSLSLKVLPHQYFFQVEDDEWCIGFQNSNLKEKTGKELTLLGDIILSDKLVTYDMEKKVIGWTDYDCSSSIKVKDEESGNVYEVGAQDISSSHYRCNSRMVLWLLFFLVAACLIN
- the LOC110884332 gene encoding aspartic proteinase-like protein 2 isoform X1 translates to MGVNNGRGVVLVIIGFVVFASSSSSSSGNVVLEVHHKFAGRETTLKEVISHDANRHRRILSAADLPLGGDSRPTAAALYFTRLQIGSPPKDYHVQVDTGSDLLWVNCIECENCPKESDLGIPLRLYDPKDSSTAKKVGCDDDFCKSTFTGPSDECKAGMLCAYGVKYGDGSSTTGYFVNDNVQIAQVSGNRQTTPMSGNVILGCGAKQSGQLGSSDQALDGILGFGQSNTSMISQLSSAKKVRKMFSHCLDGRGGGGIFAIGEVVQPKIKTTPLIDDQTHYNIELKSIDVNGEDIKLPTSILDFIKKQAVVVDSGTTLAYFPDEVYNQLMEKIMAAQPGKKPHVVEKMFKCYQYSGNIDDGFPVVNLHFANSLSLKVLPHQYFFQVEDDEWCIGFQNSNLKEKTGKELTLLGDIILSDKLVTYDMEKKVIGWTDYDCSSSIKVKDEESGNVYEVGAQDISSSHYRCNSRMVLWLLFFLVAACLIN